A genome region from Hevea brasiliensis isolate MT/VB/25A 57/8 chromosome 7, ASM3005281v1, whole genome shotgun sequence includes the following:
- the LOC110632643 gene encoding ras-related protein Rab7 isoform X2: MDLSTTKRRALLKVIVLGDSGVGKTSLMNQYVYKKFSQQYKATIGADFVTKELQVDDNLVTLQIWDTAGQERFQSLGAAFYRGADCCVLVYDVNVLKSFETLNNWHEEFLKQADPVHPDELPFILLGNKIDLDGGNSRVVSEKKAADWCASKGNIPYFETSAKENYNVDEAFLCVARTALATEHEHDIYFQGISETVSEVEQRGGCAC; encoded by the exons ATGGACCTTTCCACCACCAAGAGAAGAGCTTTGCTTAAGGTCATTGTTCTGGGTGATAGTGG GGTGGGAAAGACCTCCTTGATGAATCA ATATGTATATAAGAAATTTAGCCAACAGTATAAAGCTACAATTGGTGCTGATTTTGTCACCAAGGAACTACAGGTTGATGATAACCTGGTGACCCTGCAA ATATGGGATACAGCAGGTCAGGAGAGATTTCAGAGTTTAGGAGCAGCATTTTACAGAGGAGCAGATTGCTGTGTTCTTGTGTATGATGTGAATGTTCTTAAATCATTTGAAACACTTAACAATTGGCATGAAGAGTTCCTCAAACAG GCAGATCCAGTCCATCCTGATGAGTTACCTTTTATATTACTTGGAAACAAGATCGATTTAGATGGCGGAAACAGCCGAGTG GTTTCAGAGAAAAAAGCTGCAGACTGGTGTGCTTCCAAGGGAAACATACCTTACTTTGAGACCTCAGCAAAAGAGAATTATAATGTGGATGAAGCATTTCTATGCGTTGCAAGAACTGCACTAGCTACTGAACATGAACATGACAT ATACTTCCAGGGTATATCAGAAACTGTATCAGAAGTTGAACAAAGAGGAGGATGTGCATGCTGA
- the LOC110632643 gene encoding ras-related protein Rab7 isoform X3 has protein sequence MDLSTTKRRALLKVIVLGDSGYVYKKFSQQYKATIGADFVTKELQVDDNLVTLQIWDTAGQERFQSLGAAFYRGADCCVLVYDVNVLKSFETLNNWHEEFLKQADPVHPDELPFILLGNKIDLDGGNSRVVSEKKAADWCASKGNIPYFETSAKENYNVDEAFLCVARTALATEHEHDISCRYFQGISETVSEVEQRGGCAC, from the exons ATGGACCTTTCCACCACCAAGAGAAGAGCTTTGCTTAAGGTCATTGTTCTGGGTGATAGTGG ATATGTATATAAGAAATTTAGCCAACAGTATAAAGCTACAATTGGTGCTGATTTTGTCACCAAGGAACTACAGGTTGATGATAACCTGGTGACCCTGCAA ATATGGGATACAGCAGGTCAGGAGAGATTTCAGAGTTTAGGAGCAGCATTTTACAGAGGAGCAGATTGCTGTGTTCTTGTGTATGATGTGAATGTTCTTAAATCATTTGAAACACTTAACAATTGGCATGAAGAGTTCCTCAAACAG GCAGATCCAGTCCATCCTGATGAGTTACCTTTTATATTACTTGGAAACAAGATCGATTTAGATGGCGGAAACAGCCGAGTG GTTTCAGAGAAAAAAGCTGCAGACTGGTGTGCTTCCAAGGGAAACATACCTTACTTTGAGACCTCAGCAAAAGAGAATTATAATGTGGATGAAGCATTTCTATGCGTTGCAAGAACTGCACTAGCTACTGAACATGAACATGACAT TTCCTGCAGATACTTCCAGGGTATATCAGAAACTGTATCAGAAGTTGAACAAAGAGGAGGATGTGCATGCTGA
- the LOC110632643 gene encoding ras-related protein Rab7 isoform X1, whose protein sequence is MDLSTTKRRALLKVIVLGDSGVGKTSLMNQYVYKKFSQQYKATIGADFVTKELQVDDNLVTLQIWDTAGQERFQSLGAAFYRGADCCVLVYDVNVLKSFETLNNWHEEFLKQADPVHPDELPFILLGNKIDLDGGNSRVVSEKKAADWCASKGNIPYFETSAKENYNVDEAFLCVARTALATEHEHDISCRYFQGISETVSEVEQRGGCAC, encoded by the exons ATGGACCTTTCCACCACCAAGAGAAGAGCTTTGCTTAAGGTCATTGTTCTGGGTGATAGTGG GGTGGGAAAGACCTCCTTGATGAATCA ATATGTATATAAGAAATTTAGCCAACAGTATAAAGCTACAATTGGTGCTGATTTTGTCACCAAGGAACTACAGGTTGATGATAACCTGGTGACCCTGCAA ATATGGGATACAGCAGGTCAGGAGAGATTTCAGAGTTTAGGAGCAGCATTTTACAGAGGAGCAGATTGCTGTGTTCTTGTGTATGATGTGAATGTTCTTAAATCATTTGAAACACTTAACAATTGGCATGAAGAGTTCCTCAAACAG GCAGATCCAGTCCATCCTGATGAGTTACCTTTTATATTACTTGGAAACAAGATCGATTTAGATGGCGGAAACAGCCGAGTG GTTTCAGAGAAAAAAGCTGCAGACTGGTGTGCTTCCAAGGGAAACATACCTTACTTTGAGACCTCAGCAAAAGAGAATTATAATGTGGATGAAGCATTTCTATGCGTTGCAAGAACTGCACTAGCTACTGAACATGAACATGACAT TTCCTGCAGATACTTCCAGGGTATATCAGAAACTGTATCAGAAGTTGAACAAAGAGGAGGATGTGCATGCTGA